GGGCTGAGCGCAGGCGAGCCCGATTTCGACACGCCGCAGAACATCAAGGACGCCGCCGTGGCCGCCATCGCTGCGGGCAAGACCAAATATACTGCTCCGGACGGCATCCCCGAGCTGAAACAGGCGGTTTGCGCCAAGATGAAGCGTGACCACGGATTGGACTATACGCCCGCTCAGGTCTCGGTCGGGACCGGGGGTAAGCAGACGCTTTACAACGCGCTAATGGCTACGCTGAACGAGGGCGATGAGGTCCTCATCCCCGCGCCCTATTGGGTCAGCTACCCGGACATGGTGTTGCTGGCCGGTGGCACACCCGTGATCGTCGAAACTTCGCTGCAGACCAATTTCAAACTGACAGCGGATCAACTGGAAGCCGCAATCACACCTAAAACGAAATGGTTCATCTTCAACTCACCCTCGAATCCCACCGGAGCGGGCTATAGCCGGGCTGAACTGAAAGAACTGACAGATGTCCTGATGCGGCATCCGCATGTTTGGGTGATGACCGATGATATGTATGAGCACCTGGCCTATGACGGGTTCGAGTTCTGCACGCCCGCACAGGTGGAACCGAGACTTTATGATCGGACGCTGACCTGCAATGGCGTCTCCAAAGCCTATGCCATGACCGGTTGGCGTATTGGCTATGCGGCAGGCCCGGTCGAGTTGATCGCCGCGATGCGCAAGGTGCAATCTCAATCAACTTCGAATCCCAGTTCGGTCAGCCAATGGGCAGCAGTCGAGGCTCTGAATGGAACTCAAGCATTCCTTGCGCCGAATAATGAGATCTTCAAACGCCGTCGCGATCTGGTCGTCGACATGCTCAGCCAAATCGACGGTATCTCGTGCCCGACACCCGAAGGCGCGTTCTACGTCTATCCATCAATTGCAGGCTTGATCGGGAAAACCACACCCGCGGGCACTGTGATAGATTCGGACGAAACCTTCGCAATCGCCCTGCTGGAAGAGGCCGACGTGGCGGTTGTGTTTGGCGCTGCTTTTGGTCTGTCCCCCAATTTCCGCGTCAGCTATGCGACCTCTGATGAAGCCCTGACTGAAGCCTGCACACGCATCCAACGTTTTTGCGCCGAGCTCACCTGATACCGGAGTTTGTTATGTCCACAGCCCTGCCTGAATACTATTTCCGCGTGCGCGAAAATGGGGCAGCGGTGTTCAGGATCGACACGGAAAATCGCCATCGCCGGATCGAGATGGAACAGATCGCGGTCATCAACATCCGCAATGGCGAGGTCAAACCGCAGGGCCAGCGTGTACTAAGCGACGCCGACAACGATGAAATCGCGCGCTGGATGGAAGAGCGCAAAGCCCTGCTATCCCGCCGCGATATGGATGATATTCACCGTGCGGTTGACTACCTGAATCTGACCACGCAATGGGCTCAGTCTAAAGCAACGGATGCGCAATTAGAGGACGTGACCGACCCATTGCTAATGGCAATGCACGACTTGCGGTCGGTACTTGTTCGAAAGAAATCCGACCGGATGAGCAAAGAATGATCCCCTAGGCGGGAACTTCTCCTACATCGCGCACCGACCTTAGCCAGAAGCGCGCCATCAACAATACGGCAGCACAAGCGAGGCCAATCACGAGGCCAAGCCAGACTCCGATCCCCTCCATACCTCGAACAAAGCCGAAATAGTACGAAGCGGGGATACCGATCACCCAATAGCTGAGTGCGGCCATCACCATCGGTACTTTTGCATCCTGCAAACCTCGCAACAGGCCTAGTGCGATGACCTGCGCCCCATCGACCAGCTGGAACAACGCAGCCATCGCCAGCAGGCCAGTGCCGATTAGCAGGATCTGTGGCCGCTGCGGATCATCGGCCTCCATAAACAGCGAGATCAGGGGCTCAGCGCATGTCAGGAACAGAACAATTGTCAAGACCGACACGATCAACGACATCCCGGTCACCGTAATCGCGCCTTTCTCAAGATGCGCCCGATCCCGTCGACCCAACGCGTTGCCCGCCCGAATAGTCGCCACATTAGACAGGCCCAAATGAACCATGAACGTCGCTGAGGCGAGGTTCAACGCAATCCCGTGAGCTGCCAGCGGCACTGGACCCAACCAGCCCATCATGACAGCAGAGATCGCGAATAACGACACCTCCGCCAGTGTCGTCAGACCGATGGGAACGCCCAAACGCAGCACGCTCATGAACATCTCCCAATCCGGGCGCCAAAACCGCTGAAACAAGCTGTGTTCCGGCAACGCACGCACCGCATAAATCACGACCGCCACCAATGATACGATCTGCGTCACCACTGACGCGATAGCCGCACCAATCACCCCAAGTTCGGGCGCGCCCCAGTTTCCGAAGATCAGCGCATAGTTGGTCACGCCATTGACCACAGCTGCAACAATCGTGATCCACAGCACAATCTGCGTCCGCTCAAGCGCGGCCAAATAGGACTTCAGGACCATCACCAACAGCGCCGGGAACAAGCCCCACCCCGCGACCCGCAGGTATACTGACGCAGTTTCAGCGACTTGCGGCTCTTGCTTCAAAGCAATCAGGATCGGATGGGACCACCACAAAAGGGGCATCATCACCGTCGCATAGATCAGTGATAGCCACAGACCCATACGAGTGGAGCGGCGAATGCTGGTCTCATTCTCCTCGGCGGCAGCGGTCGCCACCATTGGCATTACGGCCCACCCAAACCCGGCACCAAACAGGAACAGGACGAAGTAATAGCTGTTGGCCAGCGTCACGGCAGCCAACGCCTCGACCCCGTACCAACCTAGCATGACGGTATCGGTCAAACCAATCGCATACTGTGCCAGATGCCCGCCAATCAATGGCAGGCCCAGCACCGCGATTGCGCGCAAATGGCCGGGATATGTCATCACATTGTTCATTCCGCCAGCCTTAGGCTTGCGCGCTGCCCGAGACAAGAGCGGAACAAACTTATTTCATAATGAGACTCGCAAGAACAAAGCGACGAAAGCCATC
The Ruegeria sp. SCSIO 43209 genome window above contains:
- a CDS encoding MATE family efflux transporter — encoded protein: MNNVMTYPGHLRAIAVLGLPLIGGHLAQYAIGLTDTVMLGWYGVEALAAVTLANSYYFVLFLFGAGFGWAVMPMVATAAAEENETSIRRSTRMGLWLSLIYATVMMPLLWWSHPILIALKQEPQVAETASVYLRVAGWGLFPALLVMVLKSYLAALERTQIVLWITIVAAVVNGVTNYALIFGNWGAPELGVIGAAIASVVTQIVSLVAVVIYAVRALPEHSLFQRFWRPDWEMFMSVLRLGVPIGLTTLAEVSLFAISAVMMGWLGPVPLAAHGIALNLASATFMVHLGLSNVATIRAGNALGRRDRAHLEKGAITVTGMSLIVSVLTIVLFLTCAEPLISLFMEADDPQRPQILLIGTGLLAMAALFQLVDGAQVIALGLLRGLQDAKVPMVMAALSYWVIGIPASYYFGFVRGMEGIGVWLGLVIGLACAAVLLMARFWLRSVRDVGEVPA
- a CDS encoding pyridoxal phosphate-dependent aminotransferase; the protein is MSFLSATLSRVKPSPTIAMTSKAAELKAAGRDVIGLSAGEPDFDTPQNIKDAAVAAIAAGKTKYTAPDGIPELKQAVCAKMKRDHGLDYTPAQVSVGTGGKQTLYNALMATLNEGDEVLIPAPYWVSYPDMVLLAGGTPVIVETSLQTNFKLTADQLEAAITPKTKWFIFNSPSNPTGAGYSRAELKELTDVLMRHPHVWVMTDDMYEHLAYDGFEFCTPAQVEPRLYDRTLTCNGVSKAYAMTGWRIGYAAGPVELIAAMRKVQSQSTSNPSSVSQWAAVEALNGTQAFLAPNNEIFKRRRDLVVDMLSQIDGISCPTPEGAFYVYPSIAGLIGKTTPAGTVIDSDETFAIALLEEADVAVVFGAAFGLSPNFRVSYATSDEALTEACTRIQRFCAELT